A part of Eschrichtius robustus isolate mEscRob2 chromosome 20, mEscRob2.pri, whole genome shotgun sequence genomic DNA contains:
- the HLF gene encoding hepatic leukemia factor isoform X2: MEKMSRPLPLNPTFIPPPYGVLRSLLENPLKLPLHHEDAFSKDKDKEKKLDDESNSPTVPQSAFLGPTLWDKTLPYDGDTFQLEYMDLEEFLSENGIPPSPSQHDHSPHPPGLQPASSAAPSVMDLSSRTSAPIHPGIPSPNCMQSPIRPGQLLPANRNTPSPIDPDTIQVPVGYEPDPADLALSSIPGQEMFDPRKRKFSEEELKPQPMIKKARKVFIPDDLKASGSNSQRQDLSPHCQPWMLGWDF; encoded by the exons ATGGAGAAAATGTCCCGACCGCTCCCACTGAATCCCACCTTTATCCCGCCTCCCTACGGCGTGCTCAGGTCCTTGCTGGAGAACCCGCTGAAGCTCCCCCTTCATCACGAAGACG CATTTAGTAAAgataaagacaaggaaaagaagctGGATGATGAGAGTAATAGCCCGACGGTCCCCCAGTCAGCATTCTTGGGACCCACCTTATGGGACAAAACCCTTCCCTATGACGGAGATACTTTCCAGTTGGAATACATGGACCTGGAGGAGTTTTTGTCGGAAAATGGCATTCCCCCCAGCCCGTCTCAGCATGACCACAGCCCTCACCCTCCCGGGCTGCAGCCGGCTTCCTCAGCTGCCCCCTCCGTCATGGACCTCAGCAGTCGGACCTCTGCACCCATTCACCCTGGCATCCCATCCCCAAACTGTATGCAGAGCCCCATCAGACCAG GCCAGCTGTTGCCAGCCAACCGCAATACTCCGAGCCCCATTGACCCTGACACCATCCAGGTCCCGGTGGGCTATGAGCCAGACCCGGCCGACCTTGCCCTCTCCAGCATCCCCGGGCAGGAAATGTTTGACCCTCGCAAACGCAAGTTCTCTGAGGAAGAACTGAAGCCACAGCCCATGATTAAGAAAGCTCGCAAAGTCTTCATCCCAGATGATCTGAAG